The Raphanus sativus cultivar WK10039 chromosome 6, ASM80110v3, whole genome shotgun sequence sequence gtagtagtagtgaGATGTTTGTTTATTGACAAGATACAGTACATTGTTTATCCACCAAATCAAGTAAACATGCAAATTCGATTTCTACATGTTCTGAGAAACCAAAGTATGAAGAGAAGTCTACAGATCTCAATTCACTCCAGAAACCAAAGTTTGATAAGATTAGATGCACAGAGCACATAAAGCAACAAATTTTTCTAGATAAAAATTGGAACTTTACAATCAGAATATGAAACCCACAAAACCAAATCAAAGAAGGAGAGTTACCCGTAAGTGCCTTCGCCAATTTGTTCAAGCTTCTCGAAGCAATCGACACTGCGGGACCCACGAATCGGAGTAGACTCCTCCAGATTCAGCTGCCCTAGACCCGCAGCTGTCATAGTTAGTTACCCACCAATTCAATCcgacaactctctctctctctctctctctcctcgccgGCTTTTCTACGGACAAGGTTTTAGCTTTACCCCTTTCGGTGTCCTCTTCGCGGAaagctttctttttttatccGAATTATGTATCTGGTTCAATCCGGTTTTCTATTAAACCGGTTCTatccattttttcttctttttttctccttGCTCAAAAAAGCAAAAATAACCAGAAAAGCATTTAGGACATAACACATAATAAACTGACAGTGTAACAGCACCTTTGATCAATGAAAGCATTCACAACTTGACATTATGGTTAGGTTCCggtttattaaatatatctCGGTTCgattttctgtttcttttcttgTCTCTCAGCTTATGTGATAAGACCATGTATGGAGACTGTAAAGATAATCCTTGCTGGCTGTTACCTTCACTACAGCCTCCTGAACCGTAGCAAATTCCACTACATATCTGATAGAACAAACAAGATCGTTTTGCTTTGTCCTTTCGATTGTCTGTACGACACGTCATCTTGTTACCACAGCCAGTAAGTTCGAAAACACTATTAGTGGGCCGACGATTTACCTTTACGGATTATTAATGGGCCTTATAAACCCATACAAACTGAAGGTTTGTTTGTTCAGTCACTCGATTATTAATAGGCCTACTCGATTAAGCGCATGCATGCTGAAGCTGATTATTAGTGTTAAATCGGTAAGCAAACGATAAACTCTAAACTTGATCTTATTGTCAGATTCACATTCAAAACACATGACTACATAAGTACTATCATATCAGAGCTTTTGTCTGTATACATTTGCATTTACTTTAGTTtacttttgtgtgtgtttgtatattatattaaaagatgACTATAGTATAAACGTATATGTTTTACATGAATCCTAGTTGACTTTGCCACCTTTTCCTGGGCTTGGCTTCGGCTTAGGCCTAGGCTTACTCTTTTGCAACCTCCGCTCTGTGATCTCAACGGTCATatcatcttcatcctctttCATCTCgatatatcttcttcttcctcgttgTGAGATGACAAAGAAGAGCCAGAAGATGAGGATGAAGAACTTTCTAGACCAAGACACTTCAAGAGAGGAGCCGTTACTGAAGATTGATCAAATAACATAAACGGGATCTGATGAGAGTCGCCTTCTTCGCCATTTCTTAGATTCTCCATTGTTGATTTCTTGAATTATTTCTCTTGTTTATGTTCTTGGAGAGAGATATTGTGTGTAGTTTGGTTTGTGATGGAACTTGTTAACGCAGTTGCTACTCCTTTTAAAGGGATAGGTATCATCACTTGGTTGTTGGTCAATTGTTTTTTGTTGACCGAGTCTAATAGTAAACCCGGTTTGTTAGGTTGAGATCGACTTTGAACTATAGTTGCGTTGGTACGTAGGATACCGAGATGCATATTTGACTTATGTTAGGAGTGTGATTGTAAAATATGGagtaaatgaaaagaaaataaaaagatgaaaatgaAAGGAAATTAAAATGGGAGAGAGCAAAACagaacaaatatatttatacttgGTTGAGTTGAActaaattgtttatatattatactttcatTAAATAGTAATTAGAGGGAACAAGAGAAAAAGAGATTTCACTTGATTGGtaaatttttagaataaataagAGTAAATAACCTTTTCTGttgagtatttatttattttaaatgtcaaagcctaaaacttaaaacttaaaaatgatataaaagtGTTGATATTGATCTAcccagtcaaaaaaaaaatagcaacgAGTAGTGGCGAGGTGGTAGGGACTGTGGGAACGTATGGTCTTGGTCAAAGTCAATCCACGCTCtttctttggtttttgtttgAACCAAAGATGTTGAACTGGTAGTACATTTGAAAATCTTGtttattcaaataaatacaaaagtctttttttttgtgtgatcAGGATAGTGCTAGAGGTTAATGGAATGTTGGGGGTGGACCTAGCACCTCAAAAATTAATCATAcactaatcaaaatttacagGAATTTATTTAAGGATTTAGAGATTTCGAAATTGCTTGACAGAAAAAAGtgaaaatatattgttgtttagaaaaatgatatattattgaGAGAAAACAAATGTTTAATTAAGTAATTATGAATCCTccattttatgttttagttatttAGTTTAACAAATTGAACAATATAATCATTTTGATTATAAAGTGGTTTATAAATCATAACCACAATAAGTGCTCTTatcaaataactaaatttaatttttcagaaaaaaactaaatttaactaAAGAAATAAATGGTTGGACAAAGAACTAGATTTGCTTGCACGCAAATAAAAGAGTTATGAGACAACTATGAGTTAAATTTGAGaatctaatgttttttttacttgAGTTTAAGATTCTACTGATAAATGTGCGATAATTAGTTGGCTTTGTTTATAAAGGGCTTTGATAATTAGTTAGTTTCGAACTTGTATCATACTAAATTGTACTCCAACATGTCTTATTATTCTATTCCTTTAGCTTAATGCATTTATGGTCACTAAATTCACTATTGTGGTTCCTTAGACAAACGTGTTGATAATGATTATTTCATATTGTGGTTTCGGGACCTCAGATATTAGAGTTTCGGACTGAAccttttggtaatttttttgaaaatgattaTTGTAGGGTTTAATTTAGAGAACTTCAATTTTATGTCTCATCGTACCTTGTTTAATAGTTATGGACCTTCCAGTGACGCGAGACCTGTCAACATGTATGTTTTAATGACTGGGTTTTATAGAATACTCTTCCCTGGAGGaatgtaattgttttatattcgAAGTTGGTGTTTCATGCTACTCGTGGTTGTGACAGTATGAATATTCAAATGCTGTttgataaataataagtaaaaaccATATGTTACTCGTAGAGAGTCCTACCTGGCTACATGTGAcctttgtatttaatattatcatGTTCACACATTGTGAATTTGTGGTATGGTATTATTCGTCAGTGCGTTTCTTTTTCCACTTCACATCATTCGATTTTTTCCTGAAAAGATAAACTTATACTAAAATGTTGGATAAAGAAAAATCATTAAACTTTAGAACAATAAATTTGTTGTTTTGATTAGTAATACGTATGATAGTAGAATGATTGTAGTTTTGAAGGGTTTGTTTTCAGTCTCAAGATTAAACCAAGTAGGCGAGTAGTGATATGTGGTCCTCTTTGGTCGTTCCACTAAGTTtctcagaaaaataaaatatatttcgtCATTTTGAAGTTCAAAATTAAAATGTCTTTATGCATTTGTCGTTTTGCTTAAATAAAATACAGTGTTGCAGATATGTATAGTCATATTTATTAACCATAAAGATATAGTAGTTGATTAACGCGCATAGACTTATCGACCAATAATTAATGTGGGTTAGGACGAGCTGTTGACTCTTATTCTAATCCAGTAATTGGTATGTAATGTAAGGACAGATGGTTTGATATATTGGTTATGAAACTAATGGTTGGTCgggtatttttattttgatgaacCCAATTATCATCcaacattttatttataaagataaAATCACATCCACTACTATCATTTCATGTACAACACTTACATGACGACGATGAAAAAACAATTCTTCCATTTCAAAAAATGCATTAAGAGATTTCTTTCAGCTCGTACATTATTTGGGAATATAATGAAGTTTATGTTGTTTTCGGATTGATGGACTAGCATAAgttgtgtttaagaaaaaaGGACTGGCATaagttattaatattattaaacacacAAATCTCAAACAGAAATATGAATAACACTGATGCTACGTAGTACTTAGTAAATAACACTGAGTGCACTGTAAATAGAACACATTAGACTGCAAATTAAATGAGCTAAAGATCGTATTTGTGATGTTTGCCAGAACGGCCCGTGCTtttctcttccttcttccttgGCTTTGCCTTCATCTTTGTCCCTCTACTCGTCACAACGATTTTACTCCCCGTACTCGTTATAGTGGCGTTTTCTGCCATCacaacatcttcttcttcttcttcttcctgcaACTACAAATTTATGATTAAATGCTACTTGGCTGAATATTAACCTTCATAACACGATCAAAAGTTTCATCCAACTTAATTAACTTGATGTtctaataaaacaaatttatcagTATATCATAAAGTTTATTTACTTAGAGAATATAAATAGCTAAATAACTAGTTCTAACTTACAAAAACtggaaaacaaaattatgaaatatatacaAGAGCCAAACAATTGATAAAATATACTCCCAAAAACTTTAGACTTCCTTTAAAATCGTTAAAACAGAAAATCTTTAAGATCACCCCTAAATTAGTTGCCACTCTCATGCACAGCCAATTTAGCATACACACAACacgaagaaaataataatccCATATTAATCCATAATATTCTCTAgaagaatcaataaatattgttaaagaAAGCTTACCGGCTGGTTTGAAGTCACCGGAGACGACTCCGTTTTCGTGGATGGAGAATCATGATGAAGAAGACCAAGGCACTTGAGGATAGCTTTAAGAATTTGGTCGAGGAACTTAAATGGTATCCACCAataagtttcttcttcacttagTCTCTCATATTTTTCCATTGAGATTAGATCTGAGATAAAACTTTTACTAGTAGGAATAACTCTGGTGAGAGGAGtgaaaaatattctttaaatgTGAGTGATTGAGCCGATAGATCACAGAGACAACTTAGCGTTTTATAGTGGCCTAACTCGGTATTTGGTGTGGGTCTTTAATATAGTATACATTTTCTTTAATCATGGCTTTGGAATACGATTAAGAAACTCATTGAATctatccatataaatatatttatttgttattaagcaTGTGGTTTTAGGCTTTAGGTGCGATGATGACTCTACATTCTACTAATAATCTAATATACTTGAATAAGCcttgcaaacaaaaaaaacgagCCGACTATGTTGTGTGTTTTGCATCTTGTGGTTGTCACTTGTGAGTTGTGAGGCTATTATATAAAGCAGACGTTTTGGAGACTGACGAAGAAGTTGTGTTGTGTCATGTGATGATTGATCATAGTCATCTTACTTATTATTCTCTGCTTGAAATATTCTGCATTATTTAACTAGACATTAAcaattgcaattatatatagttAGTTTAGTTGTGTTGATCAGATCCGTCAGGCGTCAAAAGTAACCTTTTCAGTCTCTCTTATCTCTGGATTTAGAGCATTTCCATCCTCTAGAAATTTTATAGATAGCATATtgataaactaaaaatatcaaTTGTACCACTCTATAAAAGTGTCTTTATTGATTCAGTCGTGCATATGATGAAAGTGATCAAATAGTTTCCCACTCACTTTCAATTTGACTTGCATCCATCTtgctaagattttttttttcatatttcatttaattgtatttgttttatttaggTGAAGTTAATCGTCTGTAAATTTTATGTtcatttttgaaagttttgcgATGGGTGGACTTGACCTGTATTTTCCAGATATGGATATGACTAGTAGTAGTCAATTTACAAATtcagtatattttaattaaaatctaatCAGAAACTAATGCTCAAGGTAGTTGTGGAATAGAACTTATTCAGATTCGTCATATATTCTTTACACGATAAAAGATGTCCGGGCCTTCTTGGATGCTTCACCTATACTATATCCATCCACCATAATATATCTTGCATATTACTTAATTTTATACAGATAAATGAAAGATAAGCATTAAACACCATTACAACTCTATCATATAAAACTCGTTGCTAATTAATATCCAAATTataatgtatgtatatattaacataattCTTTGGCTATCgtcaactaaataaaattaaagcaaTTTCGAAGAAGGTACCAATTGAAAGTCGTATAATACATACATTTACATAAACTATACcattaatttgatataaaagaattGATTTAGTAGACGTTGACAAACTTTTTTGGAAAATCGTGTAGATCACGAAGTCGaaagaaattgaaaataatatttgttaattttccTTTGATTTTCCTAAATACGCGTATTGAGGAGTTATATAAGTCAAAGCGTACAtctcaagaaacaaaaaaaaaacagacctaacattccaaagaagagaaagaatgGGTTACAAAGTCGCTAGAGCATCGGAGTATCTTGCCATCACTGGTGGTGGTATCAAAGACATCAAGCTTGCCAAGAAGTCTTGGGTGCTTCCATGGCAGTCCTGCACCGTCTTCGATGTTTCTCCGGTCAACTACACGTTCGAGGTCCAGGCCATGAGTTCCGAGAAGCTCCCTTTTATTCTCCCCGCCGTTTTTACAATCGGTCCACGCGTTGATGACGCTCACGCTCTCTTGTTGTACGCCATGCTTATGTCTCAGCACGATAAGCACTCGAATCACGTCAACGAGCTTGTTCAGGGTGTTATCGAGGGAGAGACTCGTGTTCTTGTTGCTTCCATGACCATGGAAGAGGTCTTCAAAGGTATTATACAGATTATACTCCTTTTGTTTCAGAAATTTAAATGTTCttacaaaaaaacattgttTCTTTTCAGtctaaatttaaagaaaattggtaataataatattattaattatcaaaatttaatacgTTTTTTTAATATCCTTAAAGAACATAGAACTATATATCATAGAAATAGAGAGAGTATATACTAGGGTTTGGGTTTGTTAGATTAGATATGTactagggttttttttttccggtAAAACTTGTATCACAATCAAATTCTTGATTGATTGTAGGTACAAAGGAGTTCAAGAAGGAAGTATTTGAGAAGGTCCAACTTGAGCTAAACCAGTTTGGTCTTGTGATCTACAACGCCAATGTCAAGCAGCTCGTTGATGTGCCTGGACATGAGTACTTCTCTTATTTGGGTCAGAAGACTCAGATGGAAGCAGCTAACCAAGCCAAGATCGATGTAGCAGAGGCAAAGATGAAGGGAGAAGTTGGTGCCAAAGAACGTACCGGGCTCACCATCCAGAATGCAGCAAAGATTGACGCTGAGTCAAAGATCATCTCCACTCAGAGGCTTGGAGAAGGAACAAAAGAAGAGATCAAGGTCAAGACTGAGGTCCAGGTGTTTCAGAATGAGAAGGCGGCTCTTGTTGCTCAGGCTGATGCAGCACTTGCGATTCAGAAGGCTGATTTGACCAAAAGCTCTCGTGTGGCTGAGGTTGAAGCTGCCAAGGCAGTTGCTATGAGGGAAGCTGAGCTTCAAACTCAAGTTGAGAAAATGAATGCTTTGACTCGGACAGAGAAGCTCAAAGCTGAGTTCCTCAGCAAAGCCACTGTTGAATATGAGACCAAGGTAATGCATCATCTCAAGTTTTCATAAGACAATAACCATTTttaggttaatttttttataaaaaaattatacaatctAGGTATCATGTGACCCTTTAAATTTGGGAACTAATGCAAATGTTTTATCCGGTTGTGCCCGGAACCGGCCATGTATCATCTCAATCTTTTAGACTTTTGTTTCTTCTCCCAGATCATGACattattgttgttgttattatGACAGGTGCAAGAAGCAAACTGGGAGTTATACGACAAGCAAAAGAAAGCAGAAGCTGTTCTTTACGAGAAGCAGAAGCAAGCGGAGGCGACCAAAGCTGCAGCTGATGCAGCCTTCTATGCTAAACAGAGAGAAGCAGAGGGACTTGTCGCTATGGCCAATGCTCAAGGGACTTATATCAAAACCCTCCTAGGCGCAGTTGACAACAACTACTCAGCAATGAGGGATTTCTTGATGATCAACAATGGAATTTATCAAGATATCGCCAAGACCAATGCTGTGGCCATCAGGGACTTGCAGCCTAAGATCAGTGTGTGGAACcaaggtggtggtggtggtggtgttgaTCAGGGAATGAGCAGTGGTGGTATGAAGGATATTGCTGGACTCTACAAGATGTTGCCACCGGTTCTTGATACGGTTTATGAGCAGACCGGAATGCAGCCACCGGCTTGGATTGGTACACTACGTGGTGCTGAGTCCAGTCAGTAACTTAAGGCTCAATAACACAGCCGTTAAGAGTTTCAAGAGTGCTTTcttttcctattttattttatggttgTGAACTTGGAAGTCAAGTCAGTGTTTGTAAATAATCACAATTTCATCTCGCAGTCGTGGGCTGAGAAGTCAAGTCAGCGTTTGCTCTTTAATCAAAGtgtgtttattattttattaaaggaTAGTATCAATTATCGAAGTCGTATATTGAATATTGACTAGTGCATGAAACTGCTGTGGAGTTTGACAAAATAAAAGGATTGACTATGTTACAGAGTTGACAAAAGAAAGGTTACGCGATGGCAGACCATTTTacttaaatagttaaataatgttttgtagcattattttatttacttaaggTTTATTTGTTGCAAATTGTGAAAACTAAAgcactaattaaaaaaaagtagtaAGACATGTATCCAGAGAATCCACCGTAGACTAAActgcaaatatataaaaaggcCATTACATTACATCAATTCTTAAGCTATAACTGAAAAAGGTGGTAACAGCAATGATGATTGTTATGTTcaataaatagttataaaagTTTGACTACggaaaaaacaaacacaaaatgTTATAGATGGTTATATAATGgatcaatgaaaaaaaaagtatacatGGTTAATGCGTTTTATAAATACTGTATACAACATAATCATTTATGAATAGTGAAcgtaaaaatgataatattttaaaatagtaaaaaaatcattttcgaaaaaaattgaaatagtaCAATATCAATCAACCCTATGACATGGTTCAAAAATTTGTATACATAAtggaaggaaaaaaaacattttataatatgtCAATAGACCTTATCTTCTCTCCCGATAAGCTTGTAAATGCAGGATAAGCTCCCACAAACAAATGTGTGAATCttctatatataatttgtatgttgttttttgtttgatcaaaTGCTAACTcctatatcttatttttattcaGTGATGCTGATTGTGTGAACTATCAAACTGCTAACAAGTTAAATGAGTCCCTTGATAACCAAGGTACCCACAATTTGCATCTGCTAAACTTCAAATAATGCGATTATTTTTTTTCTGGCGTTGAGAAGATCAAAATCATGCTGAACAATACAAGTGTAGATCTGCATATTCTAAGTTCCTGCTCAGTATTGAAAATCTGGCAAGGGTATTTGCTAATGAAGGCTACACTTTGTCATAAGAGAGGGAGGGAGTTATTactaaagatatatatatatagttgagCTGAGAAAATCAATCGAAGCACCCAAAATTGCAGTCCTCCAGTTTGGTAAACACTAGCTTCGCTTCCTCatgttcttttattttctctCAACCTACTTGAGATACATTTATCGCATAATCATGAAGTGAAACAAGTTGTATACTCATGTGCTGATTGTAGTGGTATTGAGCTTTGCTTATAAAGGAGTAAAAACTAAAGAATTGAACTTGTTGTTTGATGGGTTGAGCCAGCTTGTGCAGTAGTGCAACGCATGAGCGACTCAGAAAACCCAGATAGCAAGCTATCTTGGTGGGTTTTCACcctaaaaaaataaagttaatatcGTGTGAGCCGATGACCCACATATCAGatattaaactgataagaaCAGATACTACACTTGATCTTAGCCAAAAGGCCGAGAAAGGTATGAATTGGAAGTTAGACACGGCCTCTTATTTATACTCATCAGGATACGACCACCTTACTTCTCGTTAAGCGATGTGGGACGGAAGAACACAATATAGTTTACTTTAACCAACCGCCTGTACGTTATTCCGTATTAACAAACCCATCTCACTCGTCCTATAATGCGATTATGgttgtcttttttcttttgtctggAGTTAAGTATAGTAGCAAATAAAAGACAATTGCTTTGTAGTCTAGCTCACATAGGTTCAAGAATTACTGTAGTTTTCGAACTAAGCTGCATAGCATAAACTCTCgctatattttatacttttggTAAAAACATTCAGATATTTATTTCTTCGTTGATTATAACCACTGGCCTGGCTTGAGAAGTTAAGTTTGATCACTGACCTCTTCTCAGGCAGCAGAGAGGCTTATTAGTGGTAACAGTGAACTGATGAGTTTCTGTATTGATCCCTCTATTTTCATTcgagaaaaatacaatttaaaaCATTCATTTGTTAGCAGTCTGCTGGCCTGATCTGGATAACACGTTCTCACTGAGGATGTTATATTCGTTGTGCATAGGTTGGCTTGAAGATGCTGTTTATTTTGCAGCTACAGACGATACTTTAAATTCATACAGTTGGTTCGAGTGGCCTGAAGTACTTAAAAATCGTCATCTTTCAGCCATGGAAGCTATATATCAAAGTCAAAAAAGGGAGTTTGTAAGATCTTGGTGGCTTTCCCTTACTTCTTGGATTCAATTTCATTGGGGGTAACACCTCTTCTTCTTTGCTGCAGATTGACTTGTTCATTACTAAACAATTTTTGTTCCAAAGGCAGTGGCAGAAAGTTCGTGAGTATGCACGGAGTAAAGGAGTCAATATAATGGGGGATATGCCCATTTATGTAGGATATCACAGTGCAGATGTTTGAGCAAAtaagaaacatttttttactGGCAAGCAAAAGATTCAAATATGGAGGCAGACAATCATGTTGTGTGTACAAGGAGAGTAATATATTAGACTTTCCTGACTGGTCAAAGTTGTTAGGTATACAATGCATATTTGGTTGGTAATTTCACTGGTGTGATACTCTGCAGAGGTGATTCGCTTAGTTCATTGATGTAAATATAATCAGGTAAAGAAACTTTGAATAACATAAACTGTATTATTGTAGGTAGGACCGGGAAAGTCTTTATTTGACTGCCATTACCAGCGGCGTTGGGAAGATGAAAATCATAGCTGAAGATTTGGTAAGCTCATTTGAGACAATCATACAAACACTCAGTAGTTACTTAAAGTTAACTTATCAGACATGTAGGTCTAGTTTGAAATGAAGTTGCTACTTGCTAGGATGTGATAATTGCTAATGGAGGCTACACTTTGTTCATAAGACAGGGAGTTATTACTTAAGATGTAGTTGAGCTGAGGATATCAATCAGAGCATCTGGAATGGCCGTCCTCCAGTTTGGTAAAAATTAGCTTGGCTTCCTCATGCTCGTCAATGTCTTTTATTTTCTCTCCACCTACTTAAGATTATTTCTCTAGTTTCAGCTTCTGAAGGCGGCGTAGATAACACACATTTACCTCATAATCATGAAGTGAACCAAGTTGTTTACTCTGGAATTCATGACAACAACACTGTAAGTTTCTGCTCTCAGCTTTAATTGATTTTGGTGAAGCTATATAGATAAAGCCCGTAAGATatgtatatttcctttttgttgTTAAATAGAGACAATCTGGACCAAGAAGAAAAGTCTAATGTCATTTCGTTGATGATTTTGTAAGATAATTAATCACAAAAGGGATTTCATCGTGTTACAGGCAATGCAATACCTGCCAATAGCTGAAGGAGACGATATTAAATCAATAATATAACTATGAATTCACATGTTGAATCTCACCGTCACTTAGGAACTCGTGGGCCGTGTAATGATTGTAGTTAATGGTATTGACTATTGAGCTTTGCTTATAAGAGTAAAAACTAAAGAGTTGAACTTGGTGTTTGATGGGTTGAGCCAGCCTTTGCAGTAGTGCAAAGCCTGGGCGACTCAGAAAGCCTGGATAGCAAGCTATCTTAGTGGACTTCCACCCAAAAAATAGAGTTAATATCATGTGGGCCATTGACCGCACATATCAGatattaaactgataagaaCAGATACTACACTTGATCTTAGCCAAAAGGCCGAGAAAGGTATGAATTGGAAGTTAGACACGGCCTCTTATTTATACTCATCAGGTTATGACTACCTTTCTTCTAGCTAAACGATGTGAGACAAAAGAATATAACATAGTTTACAATTTTACATGCAACCGCCTATAGGTAATATTCCAGACTAACAAATCgttttactttgtttttgtttgcactGATTAACAGATCTAAATAAAACCCAGATTAACTTTGAGCTGAGTTTTATAATCGAAGTTCAATGAGATCTATGTGCACTAGTGAAGACCATAAAGGGTGAGGTTTATAATGCAAACTCTGAGAATCTAATAAGTAAAAACActatct is a genomic window containing:
- the LOC130497081 gene encoding flotillin-like protein 3 → MGYKVARASEYLAITGGGIKDIKLAKKSWVLPWQSCTVFDVSPVNYTFEVQAMSSEKLPFILPAVFTIGPRVDDAHALLLYAMLMSQHDKHSNHVNELVQGVIEGETRVLVASMTMEEVFKGTKEFKKEVFEKVQLELNQFGLVIYNANVKQLVDVPGHEYFSYLGQKTQMEAANQAKIDVAEAKMKGEVGAKERTGLTIQNAAKIDAESKIISTQRLGEGTKEEIKVKTEVQVFQNEKAALVAQADAALAIQKADLTKSSRVAEVEAAKAVAMREAELQTQVEKMNALTRTEKLKAEFLSKATVEYETKVQEANWELYDKQKKAEAVLYEKQKQAEATKAAADAAFYAKQREAEGLVAMANAQGTYIKTLLGAVDNNYSAMRDFLMINNGIYQDIAKTNAVAIRDLQPKISVWNQGGGGGGVDQGMSSGGMKDIAGLYKMLPPVLDTVYEQTGMQPPAWIGTLRGAESSQ
- the LOC108807815 gene encoding LOW QUALITY PROTEIN: elicitor peptide 3-like (The sequence of the model RefSeq protein was modified relative to this genomic sequence to represent the inferred CDS: deleted 2 bases in 1 codon) yields the protein MENLRNGEEGDSHQIPFMLFDQSSVTAPLLKCLGLESSSSSSSGSSLSSHNEEEEDIEMKEDEDDMTVEITERRLQKSKPRPKPKPSPGKGGKVN
- the LOC108811763 gene encoding precursor of elicitor peptide 1 isoform X1 yields the protein MEKYERLSEEETYWWIPFKFLDQILKAILKCLGLLHHDSPSTKTESSPVTSNQPLQEEEEEEDVVMAENATITSTGSKIVVTSRGTKMKAKPRKKEEKSTGRSGKHHKYDL
- the LOC108811763 gene encoding precursor of elicitor peptide 1 isoform X2, yielding MEKYERLSEEETYWWIPFKFLDQILKAILKCLGLLHHDSPSTKTESSPVTSNQPEEEEEEDVVMAENATITSTGSKIVVTSRGTKMKAKPRKKEEKSTGRSGKHHKYDL